Proteins encoded in a region of the Deltaproteobacteria bacterium genome:
- the trpE gene encoding anthranilate synthase component I, with product MAGKGNLILVCQEIMADTETPVSVYLRVKGMPYSYLLESADRGERWGRYSIIGFDPYLTVLSYCHETEVADKSGNRQSIRNPSNPLLVLRALCRRFRPVEAGLAPLFQGGFVGYCNYDLMGKWERLPGRPHQDEKLPEAVFTISQRLIVFDHLKHTVKVAALSHLEDETDLKEAYAGACRSIDETMNLLQSPVPASNIEPFALSKLHGNFSKEEFEQAVERAKEYIVSGDVIQVVLSQRLSGEASGDAFALYRNLRSINPSPYMFYLNFGDIRLIGASPEILVRLTGNRIQLRPIAGTRPRGHTREEDLRFEKELVADPKERAEHIMLVDLGRNDVGRVAAPGSVSVPRLMEVERYSHVMHLVSHVEGRLRSDKDAFDLFMSAFPAGTVSGAPKIRAMEIINELEPTPRGPYAGAVGYFGFNGNMDFCITIRTIAVAKNRLSVQVGAGIVADSSPEGEYNETLGKAAAMLKSIEEAKRDDSGHRQL from the coding sequence ATGGCAGGCAAGGGCAATCTGATATTGGTCTGTCAGGAGATCATGGCGGACACGGAAACGCCTGTCTCGGTTTACCTGAGGGTCAAAGGGATGCCCTATTCCTATCTTCTGGAGAGCGCCGACCGGGGCGAGAGGTGGGGACGATACAGCATTATCGGTTTTGATCCCTATTTGACGGTCCTTTCCTATTGCCACGAGACAGAGGTGGCGGACAAATCAGGCAATAGACAGTCAATCCGCAATCCCTCAAACCCCCTTCTTGTCTTAAGGGCGCTGTGCCGAAGATTCAGGCCTGTTGAGGCGGGCCTGGCGCCTCTGTTTCAGGGGGGATTTGTGGGGTACTGCAATTACGATCTGATGGGAAAATGGGAACGGCTGCCGGGTCGCCCCCACCAGGATGAGAAACTTCCGGAGGCCGTTTTTACAATTTCCCAAAGGCTGATCGTCTTTGATCATCTGAAGCACACGGTGAAGGTGGCGGCACTTAGCCATCTCGAGGATGAGACGGATCTGAAGGAGGCCTATGCCGGGGCCTGCCGGAGTATCGATGAGACCATGAACCTGCTTCAGTCACCAGTTCCTGCTAGCAATATAGAGCCGTTTGCGCTGTCAAAACTCCATGGCAATTTCAGCAAAGAGGAATTTGAGCAGGCGGTAGAGAGGGCCAAGGAATACATTGTTTCGGGGGATGTGATCCAGGTGGTCCTCTCTCAGAGACTCTCGGGAGAGGCTTCCGGGGATGCATTCGCCCTCTATCGAAACCTGCGGAGCATCAACCCGTCTCCCTACATGTTCTATCTCAATTTCGGAGATATCCGATTGATCGGCGCCTCTCCCGAGATCCTCGTCCGGCTCACGGGCAACAGGATCCAGCTTCGTCCCATTGCCGGCACCCGGCCCAGGGGTCATACCCGGGAGGAGGATCTGCGCTTCGAAAAGGAGCTTGTCGCAGATCCCAAGGAACGGGCCGAACATATCATGCTGGTGGATCTGGGAAGAAATGACGTGGGTCGGGTGGCGGCGCCTGGATCGGTGTCGGTGCCCCGGCTCATGGAGGTGGAACGCTACTCCCATGTGATGCACCTGGTCTCCCATGTGGAGGGGCGGTTGAGATCCGACAAAGACGCCTTTGACCTCTTCATGTCGGCCTTTCCGGCCGGCACGGTCTCGGGGGCCCCCAAGATCAGGGCCATGGAAATCATCAACGAACTGGAACCGACCCCGAGGGGGCCCTATGCCGGCGCAGTGGGCTATTTCGGGTTCAACGGCAACATGGACTTCTGCATCACCATCCGCACCATTGCTGTGGCCAAAAACAGGCTTTCCGTACAGGTGGGGGCGGGCATCGTGGCCGACTCTTCCCCTGAGGGGGAGTACAACGAGACCCTCGGAAAGGCCGCGGCCATGCTCAAGAGCATCGAGGAGGCGAAAAGAGATGATTCTGGTCATCGACAACTATGA
- a CDS encoding cytochrome ubiquinol oxidase subunit I, translating into MDVLLLSRLQFAAATAFHFLFVPLTLGLSVLLAVMETRYVRTGEEIYLRMVRFWGKIFLINFAIGVVTGITLEFQFGTNWSRYSEFMGDIFGSLLAIEALGFFFLESILLGVWIFGWDKISKRAHAIVMWLIAFASTGSAVWILTANSWMQHPVGYIIRNGRAELESFAEVAFNKFAILMFFHTVGAAYILSAFFVMGISAYHLLKKQHVAFFTKSFRMALVMGLISSFFVIFEGHYHGGDLAQTQPTKLAAMESHWETTRNAPVYLFAFPDEKNQKNLIEIGRIPGMLSLLAFHSADAEVKGLRDFPVDERPPVLITFTSFKIMVGLGFYFALATLVGWFLRKRLTENPWYLRVMLFSIPLPYIAAELGWTLAEVGRQPWIVYGLMRTADAVSPIAPSQVAVSLTAFILIYGLLGAAGYWLIFKHVKQGPAAN; encoded by the coding sequence ATGGATGTACTGCTTCTATCGAGACTCCAGTTTGCTGCGGCAACGGCCTTTCACTTTCTGTTTGTACCGCTCACGTTGGGGCTCTCTGTCCTGCTGGCCGTCATGGAGACACGGTATGTGCGTACCGGCGAGGAGATTTACCTCAGAATGGTCCGTTTCTGGGGTAAGATTTTTCTCATCAATTTCGCGATCGGGGTGGTTACCGGCATCACATTGGAATTCCAGTTCGGGACCAACTGGTCGCGCTATTCCGAGTTCATGGGAGACATCTTCGGATCCCTGCTGGCCATCGAGGCCCTGGGGTTTTTTTTCCTGGAGTCCATCCTGCTGGGGGTGTGGATATTTGGCTGGGATAAGATATCCAAACGGGCCCACGCCATCGTCATGTGGCTCATCGCCTTTGCCTCCACGGGCTCGGCGGTGTGGATCTTGACGGCCAACTCCTGGATGCAGCACCCCGTAGGGTATATCATCCGGAACGGACGGGCCGAATTAGAGAGCTTTGCCGAGGTGGCCTTCAACAAGTTCGCGATCCTCATGTTTTTCCACACCGTGGGGGCTGCTTACATCCTGAGTGCCTTTTTTGTGATGGGGATCAGTGCGTACCATCTCCTCAAGAAACAGCACGTGGCGTTCTTCACAAAATCCTTTCGCATGGCCCTGGTCATGGGGCTCATTTCCTCCTTTTTCGTAATCTTCGAAGGTCATTACCACGGGGGTGATCTGGCCCAGACCCAGCCTACCAAGTTGGCTGCCATGGAATCCCACTGGGAAACCACCCGGAACGCACCCGTTTACCTCTTTGCCTTTCCGGATGAGAAAAACCAGAAAAACCTCATTGAAATCGGCCGCATCCCCGGTATGCTGAGCCTTTTGGCATTCCACAGCGCAGATGCCGAGGTCAAGGGGCTCAGAGACTTTCCGGTGGATGAACGGCCCCCGGTCCTGATCACCTTTACCTCCTTCAAGATTATGGTGGGCCTGGGATTCTATTTCGCCCTTGCCACCCTTGTGGGCTGGTTCCTGCGAAAACGGTTGACGGAAAACCCCTGGTACCTGAGGGTTATGCTGTTTTCTATTCCGCTTCCCTATATTGCGGCTGAATTGGGATGGACCCTGGCCGAGGTGGGCCGGCAACCCTGGATCGTCTACGGTCTCATGAGGACTGCCGATGCGGTCTCACCCATTGCCCCGTCTCAGGTAGCGGTGAGCCTGACGGCCTTTATCCTGATTTATGGTTTGTTAGGAGCGGCGGGGTACTGGCTCATCTTTAAGCATGTGAAACAGGGGCCGGCCGCCAATTGA
- a CDS encoding transporter substrate-binding domain-containing protein, whose product MKRLCALLAVALVGLSWGLGCGTDGDEPGGIRLLTEEYAPLNYTDGGNLTGLSVEVVKELLKTMHRSASIEVVDWADGYRLAQQGPDTGLFSTAMTAERKDLFKWVGPLATVEARFYARKGTPLSIKSLDDAKRVGAIATVKDYYMEEELLAEGFTNLVSWASGAEAGQKVLNGEADLMPYNNVTLPQLLRQLGADADALVPVYDLSMDVVYIAFSKDVPDATIQAWQAALDGIKRSGRFDSIYARWLPDETPPGVLQLMTEDYPPVTFMQDGEVTGLATDMVKEICFRNRVPTRIRMTSWSSAYQMALINPNVVLFSTERTGQREDLFNWVGPIGHNITSFYARKGSGITVTSLDDAKRVAAIGTTTGWFSEQYLEGEGFTNLVSSPLPTGTVDKLIKGEVDLAVFTDLTTPEILEEAGYTMDDIEPVYAVMTTYFYIALSLGTPQETVSLWRQTLQAIKDDGTFERIYKKYVPGADITDLL is encoded by the coding sequence ATGAAGAGGCTGTGTGCATTGCTGGCCGTAGCGCTTGTCGGCCTGAGTTGGGGATTGGGATGTGGGACAGACGGGGATGAGCCCGGGGGAATACGGCTGCTAACCGAGGAATATGCGCCGCTGAACTATACTGATGGCGGAAACCTCACCGGCCTATCGGTTGAAGTGGTAAAGGAGCTGCTGAAAACCATGCACCGGAGCGCCTCGATTGAGGTGGTAGACTGGGCTGACGGCTACCGGCTGGCGCAGCAGGGCCCTGACACCGGGCTTTTCTCGACGGCAATGACGGCGGAGCGGAAGGATCTTTTCAAGTGGGTAGGCCCCCTTGCCACGGTTGAGGCGCGTTTTTATGCGCGCAAGGGCACCCCTCTTTCGATTAAAAGCCTGGACGATGCAAAGAGGGTCGGTGCCATTGCAACCGTAAAGGATTACTACATGGAGGAGGAGCTTCTGGCCGAAGGCTTCACCAACCTGGTGAGTTGGGCAAGCGGAGCAGAGGCGGGGCAGAAAGTGCTGAACGGCGAGGCCGACCTGATGCCGTACAACAATGTCACCCTGCCCCAGTTGCTGCGGCAGCTGGGTGCGGACGCCGATGCCCTTGTACCGGTTTACGACCTGTCCATGGATGTTGTCTACATTGCCTTCTCAAAAGATGTTCCGGATGCAACGATCCAGGCGTGGCAGGCTGCGCTGGACGGGATTAAAAGGAGCGGCAGGTTTGACAGCATATACGCCCGATGGCTGCCCGATGAAACGCCTCCCGGCGTCCTTCAGCTCATGACCGAGGATTACCCCCCGGTCACATTTATGCAAGACGGTGAGGTAACCGGGCTTGCAACAGATATGGTAAAGGAGATTTGCTTCCGCAACCGCGTTCCCACCCGTATCCGTATGACCTCATGGTCAAGCGCATACCAAATGGCCCTGATAAACCCGAACGTGGTGCTGTTCAGCACCGAGCGGACGGGGCAGCGTGAAGACCTTTTTAACTGGGTCGGTCCCATCGGCCACAATATCACGAGCTTCTATGCACGAAAAGGATCAGGCATCACTGTGACAAGCCTTGACGACGCAAAAAGGGTTGCGGCAATCGGCACGACAACGGGCTGGTTTTCAGAGCAATACCTTGAAGGAGAGGGATTCACAAACCTGGTCAGCTCTCCGCTGCCAACGGGCACCGTTGATAAACTCATCAAAGGCGAGGTCGACCTTGCGGTGTTTACGGATCTGACGACTCCGGAAATCCTTGAAGAGGCCGGCTACACCATGGACGACATAGAGCCGGTGTATGCAGTCATGACCACCTATTTTTATATTGCCCTCTCCCTGGGCACTCCGCAGGAGACGGTCTCCCTGTGGCGGCAAACGCTTCAGGCCATTAAGGATGACGGGACATTCGAGCGGATTTACAAAAAATATGTTCCCGGCGCTGATATAACCGATTTGCTTTAA
- a CDS encoding phosphoribosylanthranilate isomerase, whose protein sequence is MARVKVCGITSLEDAQMAIRSGADAIGLIFAPSPRRIRPEEAREIINNVPPFVKTVGVFVDERPYVVRQIIEFCGIDLVQFHGEESPEACGEFMPCTVKAFRVRDGSVLSLMRQYQGRIRAMLLDAFSPERAGGTGQLFDWTIAVTAKGLGIPVILSGGLNPSNIGDAIKKVKPFAVDVNSGIEERPGKKDPVLMEKFMKRIRDVDKGRNLNE, encoded by the coding sequence ATGGCACGGGTTAAGGTGTGCGGTATTACCTCCCTTGAAGATGCACAAATGGCGATTCGATCAGGGGCGGATGCCATCGGCCTTATCTTTGCCCCCAGCCCCAGAAGGATCCGGCCGGAAGAGGCGCGGGAGATTATCAACAACGTTCCCCCCTTTGTGAAGACCGTCGGGGTCTTTGTGGACGAACGGCCCTATGTGGTGAGGCAGATCATAGAATTCTGCGGCATTGACCTGGTCCAGTTTCACGGTGAGGAATCCCCGGAGGCGTGCGGGGAGTTTATGCCCTGCACTGTAAAGGCCTTCCGGGTCAGGGACGGGTCCGTGCTTTCATTGATGCGGCAATACCAGGGAAGGATCAGGGCCATGCTGCTGGACGCCTTTTCCCCTGAAAGGGCCGGGGGGACCGGACAACTCTTTGACTGGACAATTGCCGTGACAGCCAAGGGGTTGGGAATCCCGGTCATCTTGTCAGGGGGACTCAACCCCTCCAATATCGGGGATGCCATCAAAAAGGTGAAGCCCTTTGCAGTGGATGTGAACAGCGGCATTGAAGAGCGGCCGGGGAAAAAGGACCCCGTGCTTATGGAAAAATTTATGAAAAGGATCAGAGATGTGGACAAGGGAAGGAATTTAAATGAATAG
- a CDS encoding GNAT family N-acetyltransferase, producing the protein MAATIRIFWTIPGLMEALPEVHVKLGRPPAKKTDGGGPPRITACIPPSVKGAWVIDSVATLPAFRRKGIVDRLLDNVLDLGRENGYRQAQLSIYMGNTPAQRAYEKRRFRLLDEWPDPNFEKEIAPDNGPFDL; encoded by the coding sequence TTGGCGGCTACGATCCGGATATTCTGGACTATCCCCGGGCTCATGGAAGCCCTGCCCGAAGTCCATGTAAAACTGGGCAGGCCCCCTGCGAAGAAGACGGACGGCGGGGGACCTCCAAGAATCACGGCGTGCATTCCACCCTCCGTAAAAGGGGCGTGGGTGATCGACAGCGTCGCGACGCTTCCCGCATTTCGTAGAAAAGGAATTGTCGACAGGTTATTGGACAATGTGCTCGATCTGGGACGAGAGAATGGCTATCGCCAGGCACAGCTTTCGATCTACATGGGTAATACCCCGGCACAGCGTGCCTATGAGAAACGTAGATTCAGGCTGCTCGATGAATGGCCTGACCCAAACTTTGAAAAGGAAATCGCCCCGGATAATGGCCCGTTTGATCTGTGA
- the cydB gene encoding cytochrome d ubiquinol oxidase subunit II translates to MDLQAIWYFLWVLLWAVYFITDGFDLGMGILLPFISKNDMEKRVIYNAAGPLWDGNEVWLITAGGVTFAAFPLVYAVMFSSLYSALMLVLFALILRGVSFEFRGKMDSPGWKKLWDSCLFIGSLVPALLLGAAFANIFRGIPIDGEGVYHGTLFTLLNPYGLLGGVLFVFLVVVHGAIWLAIKSDGALHERAVKAAKGAWSVLLAVAVIFLAASAISTDIYGNYLAHPFLSVFILITVLALLGIRFFLGKGTYWKAWFSSAVTIVGACFYGFIGLFPRMFPSSLNPDFTLTAYNSASSPMTLKIMLVLALIFVPIVLIYQGWAYNLFKDKVKQDDLAREEAY, encoded by the coding sequence ATGGATCTTCAGGCAATTTGGTATTTTCTCTGGGTACTGTTGTGGGCCGTCTATTTCATTACGGACGGATTTGATCTGGGGATGGGGATTCTCCTCCCCTTCATCTCAAAGAACGATATGGAAAAACGGGTGATCTACAATGCTGCAGGACCCCTCTGGGACGGAAACGAGGTATGGCTCATCACGGCCGGCGGCGTCACTTTCGCGGCGTTCCCTCTGGTCTATGCAGTCATGTTCAGTTCCCTTTACTCAGCCCTCATGCTGGTGCTTTTCGCACTGATCCTGCGGGGGGTCTCATTCGAGTTCAGGGGCAAGATGGACAGTCCGGGGTGGAAAAAGCTATGGGATAGCTGCCTGTTCATTGGGAGCCTGGTCCCCGCCCTGCTTTTGGGCGCCGCCTTTGCCAATATCTTCAGGGGGATCCCCATTGACGGGGAAGGCGTATACCATGGGACCCTTTTCACCCTGCTCAATCCCTACGGGCTCTTGGGAGGTGTCCTTTTTGTGTTCCTGGTGGTGGTTCACGGGGCCATCTGGCTGGCCATCAAGAGCGATGGGGCACTTCATGAACGGGCCGTAAAGGCAGCCAAAGGGGCGTGGTCTGTCCTCCTGGCAGTGGCCGTGATCTTCCTGGCGGCTTCAGCCATATCCACTGACATTTACGGGAACTACCTGGCCCATCCCTTTCTCTCTGTCTTCATTCTCATTACGGTCCTGGCGCTTTTGGGCATCCGCTTTTTCCTGGGTAAGGGAACCTACTGGAAGGCCTGGTTTTCTTCCGCCGTGACCATTGTGGGGGCCTGCTTCTATGGATTCATCGGGCTGTTTCCCAGGATGTTTCCTTCCAGCCTGAACCCGGATTTCACCCTGACGGCCTACAATTCCGCATCCAGTCCCATGACCCTCAAGATCATGCTGGTGCTGGCCCTGATATTTGTACCCATTGTCCTCATCTATCAGGGATGGGCCTACAACCTTTTTAAGGACAAGGTGAAACAGGATGATCTGGCCCGGGAGGAGGCGTATTGA
- a CDS encoding Rrf2 family transcriptional regulator, which produces MRLTRAGEYAVRAVLFIAGKDKGQLVGRREIAREMEIPEQFLAKIAQQLAKAGFIEIVQGARGGFRLRVPPESLTLLDVVEAVEGEIFLNDCIMDPKSCRRSPHCAVHRVWDQARTQLRQCLGNATFSKLLEEGTCARPYMDNTLR; this is translated from the coding sequence ATGCGATTGACTCGTGCAGGGGAGTATGCGGTTCGAGCTGTGCTGTTTATAGCGGGAAAGGATAAGGGCCAGCTGGTGGGTCGGCGGGAAATCGCACGGGAGATGGAAATTCCGGAGCAGTTTCTTGCCAAGATCGCCCAGCAGCTTGCCAAGGCGGGGTTCATCGAGATCGTTCAAGGCGCAAGGGGGGGATTCCGTCTCCGGGTGCCGCCTGAATCGTTGACTCTCCTCGATGTGGTGGAAGCGGTAGAGGGTGAGATATTCCTGAACGATTGCATCATGGACCCCAAATCGTGCAGGAGGAGCCCCCATTGCGCTGTCCACCGGGTATGGGATCAGGCCAGAACCCAGTTGAGGCAGTGCCTGGGGAACGCGACTTTCTCGAAACTGCTGGAGGAAGGGACATGCGCCCGCCCTTACATGGACAACACCCTCCGATGA
- the trpC gene encoding indole-3-glycerol phosphate synthase TrpC, giving the protein MNPRLAGILAQKRKEVEDLKEKGVSTKMDEDVPPVRDFRGALFGEDRITVIAEIKFASPSAGILLKDGDPVQIARIYEGAGAGAVSLLTDRRFFHGDIRYLPRVRRAISLPVLRKDFIMDPIQVEESIRFGADAILLIAGILSRNRLKELLTMARGSGMACLTEVHNRDELESAIACGADIIGINNRDLTTFAVDIHTTLDLAPLIPDGCIRVSESGVSNHEEIRRLRQSNIHAVLVGTSLMKARDMGAKTRELADAGRGNGTG; this is encoded by the coding sequence ATGAATCCGCGATTGGCCGGGATACTGGCCCAAAAACGCAAGGAAGTGGAAGACCTGAAGGAAAAAGGGGTGTCAACCAAAATGGATGAAGACGTCCCCCCTGTTCGCGATTTCAGAGGCGCTCTCTTCGGGGAGGATCGGATTACCGTGATCGCTGAGATCAAGTTCGCCTCTCCGTCCGCGGGAATACTCCTTAAAGACGGCGATCCGGTTCAAATCGCCCGGATCTACGAGGGGGCCGGGGCCGGGGCCGTCTCCCTCCTCACGGACAGGCGGTTTTTCCACGGAGACATCAGGTATCTGCCCCGCGTCCGGCGTGCCATCTCCCTCCCGGTGCTGCGCAAGGACTTTATCATGGATCCCATCCAGGTGGAGGAGTCCATCCGCTTCGGCGCTGATGCCATACTCCTGATTGCCGGGATCCTTTCGCGCAACCGTTTGAAGGAGCTGCTGACCATGGCCCGGGGATCGGGAATGGCCTGTCTGACCGAGGTCCATAACAGAGATGAATTGGAGAGCGCGATCGCGTGCGGGGCGGACATCATCGGGATCAACAACCGTGACTTGACCACATTTGCGGTGGATATCCATACGACCCTTGATCTGGCCCCCCTCATCCCGGATGGGTGTATCCGCGTCAGCGAGAGCGGCGTCTCAAACCATGAGGAGATCCGCAGACTGAGACAAAGCAATATCCATGCGGTCCTGGTGGGGACCTCGCTGATGAAGGCCCGTGACATGGGGGCCAAAACCAGGGAACTGGCGGATGCGGGAAGGGGCAATGGCACGGGTTAA
- the trpB gene encoding tryptophan synthase subunit beta translates to MNRRGYYGEFGGAFIPEILTATFDALEDAFEKARGDASFWEEYSDMMSAYSCRPTPLTFAGNLTRHFKGPRIYVKREDLNHTGAHKINNVMGQGLLVRRMGKSRVVAETGAGQHGVATATMAARFGFGCTIYMGEVDVERQRPNVFWMERLGAEVIPVKDGTRILKDAINQAFRDWAAHMEDTHYVLGTACGPHPFPEMVAYFQSIIGKEARDRMLTLEGKMPSRVYACVGGGSNALGIFSGFLDDPVDLVGVEAAGEGLETGRHAARLASNDGSMGVAQGYKTYFLQDREGQMKETHSVAAGLDYVGVSPILASHRETGRIRFEAVTDSEVLDAMSLTIKKEGLIPALESSHAFAQAFKEAPYLSRDDIILINQSGRGDKDIFTIADAFVDPGWQRFIRKKGCEYGT, encoded by the coding sequence ATGAATAGGAGAGGATACTACGGAGAATTCGGGGGCGCCTTCATTCCCGAGATACTCACGGCCACCTTCGATGCGCTTGAGGATGCATTCGAAAAGGCCAGGGGGGATGCCTCCTTCTGGGAGGAATACTCGGATATGATGTCCGCCTACTCTTGCAGGCCCACGCCCCTTACCTTTGCCGGAAACCTGACAAGACATTTCAAAGGGCCGCGCATCTATGTCAAGAGGGAAGATCTGAATCATACCGGGGCGCACAAGATAAACAACGTCATGGGCCAGGGTCTCCTGGTCAGGCGCATGGGAAAGAGCCGCGTTGTGGCGGAGACCGGCGCGGGCCAGCACGGCGTGGCAACGGCTACCATGGCCGCCCGATTCGGGTTCGGGTGCACCATCTATATGGGAGAGGTGGACGTGGAACGGCAGAGGCCCAATGTCTTCTGGATGGAGCGTCTGGGTGCTGAGGTCATCCCGGTGAAAGACGGGACGCGGATACTCAAGGACGCCATAAACCAGGCCTTTCGGGACTGGGCTGCCCATATGGAGGATACCCACTATGTACTGGGCACCGCCTGCGGTCCCCACCCGTTCCCGGAGATGGTCGCCTATTTTCAGTCCATCATCGGCAAGGAGGCCCGGGACCGGATGTTAACACTCGAAGGCAAGATGCCGTCTCGTGTGTATGCCTGCGTGGGAGGCGGCTCCAACGCCCTGGGGATCTTCAGCGGGTTCCTGGATGATCCGGTGGACTTGGTAGGGGTTGAGGCCGCGGGAGAGGGTCTGGAAACAGGAAGACATGCGGCCAGACTTGCATCCAATGATGGATCCATGGGTGTGGCCCAGGGGTATAAGACCTATTTTCTCCAGGACCGTGAAGGACAGATGAAAGAGACCCACAGCGTGGCCGCAGGCCTGGACTATGTGGGCGTCTCCCCGATCCTTGCCTCCCATCGGGAGACAGGGCGAATCCGGTTTGAGGCGGTGACCGATTCAGAGGTTTTGGACGCCATGTCGCTCACCATCAAAAAGGAGGGCCTGATACCGGCCCTTGAGTCGTCCCATGCCTTTGCCCAGGCCTTCAAAGAGGCCCCTTATCTGTCGAGAGACGATATCATCCTGATCAACCAGTCGGGCCGGGGAGATAAGGACATCTTTACCATTGCCGATGCATTCGTCGATCCGGGCTGGCAGCGATTTATCCGCAAAAAAGGATGTGAGTATGGCACTTGA
- the trpD gene encoding anthranilate phosphoribosyltransferase, which produces MIKEAIGKVVTGEDLTEAEMAAAMEEMMAGRATEAQIGAFVTALRMKGETVDEITGAARVMRNRAIKVHLNNHAVNIDRDEINVEDETILDTCGTGGDGTNTFNVSTATAFVAAGAGVKVAKHGNRAVSSHCGSADVLEKLGVKIDVTSSDVERCLQEVGIGFLYAPLFHGAMKYAAGPRREIGLRTIFNLIGPLANPAGASAQVLGVYEPGLTDTMAHVLKRLGTREAFVVCGEGTFDEISICGPTRISHLRDEGIRSFDMTPEEYGLKRAAPEAIKGGNPRENASIIREILDGRKKPTRDMVVLNAAAAFVATGLDRDFKGGIERAKDSIDSGRAREKLHSLVDFTQGCRNFVLNDL; this is translated from the coding sequence ATGATCAAAGAGGCGATTGGAAAGGTGGTCACAGGAGAAGACCTTACCGAAGCGGAGATGGCGGCGGCCATGGAGGAGATGATGGCCGGGAGGGCCACGGAGGCGCAGATCGGGGCCTTTGTCACGGCCTTGAGGATGAAGGGGGAGACCGTGGACGAGATTACGGGCGCAGCCAGGGTCATGAGAAACAGGGCCATAAAGGTACACCTCAATAACCACGCGGTCAACATCGACCGTGATGAGATCAATGTGGAGGATGAGACCATCCTCGACACCTGCGGCACCGGGGGGGACGGCACCAATACCTTCAATGTCTCCACGGCTACGGCATTTGTGGCCGCAGGCGCCGGGGTCAAGGTGGCCAAACATGGAAACCGGGCGGTGTCGAGCCATTGTGGAAGTGCCGATGTGCTTGAGAAGCTGGGGGTGAAGATCGACGTGACCAGCAGCGACGTGGAGAGATGTCTGCAGGAAGTGGGGATCGGGTTTTTGTATGCGCCGCTCTTTCACGGGGCCATGAAATACGCTGCCGGACCGAGGCGGGAAATCGGTCTGCGCACCATATTCAATCTTATCGGTCCCCTTGCCAACCCGGCCGGGGCCTCGGCCCAGGTCCTGGGGGTCTATGAACCCGGTTTGACCGACACCATGGCCCATGTCCTCAAGAGACTCGGGACCAGGGAGGCGTTTGTCGTATGCGGTGAAGGGACCTTTGACGAGATCAGCATCTGCGGTCCCACCCGGATATCTCATCTTCGGGATGAAGGGATCCGGAGCTTTGACATGACCCCGGAGGAATACGGCCTTAAGCGGGCGGCCCCGGAGGCCATAAAGGGCGGCAACCCGAGAGAGAACGCCTCCATTATCCGGGAAATCCTGGACGGCCGGAAAAAACCGACACGGGACATGGTCGTCCTCAATGCCGCGGCCGCATTTGTGGCAACAGGTCTTGATCGCGACTTCAAAGGAGGTATTGAAAGGGCAAAAGATTCCATTGATTCAGGCCGGGCCAGGGAAAAACTCCATTCCCTCGTGGATTTCACCCAGGGATGCAGGAACTTTGTCCTGAACGATCTTTGA
- a CDS encoding aminodeoxychorismate/anthranilate synthase component II, which translates to MILVIDNYDSFTYNLVQILQVMGREVRVFRNDEITLDRMEREHPSGIVVSPGPGGPDQAGISMPAIRHFGSDIPVMGVCLGHQSIAAAYGGRVKRADRIMHGKTSLIFHDGRTVYQGLPNPFEAVRYHSLIVERDSLPDCLEVSSWTGEGEIMGLRHQEYRVEGVQFHPESILSRQGADILQTLFKA; encoded by the coding sequence ATGATTCTGGTCATCGACAACTATGACTCCTTTACCTACAACCTGGTCCAGATCCTTCAAGTGATGGGCCGGGAGGTGAGGGTTTTCAGGAATGATGAGATCACCCTTGACCGCATGGAAAGGGAACATCCTTCAGGGATCGTGGTATCGCCCGGGCCCGGGGGCCCGGATCAGGCCGGCATATCCATGCCGGCGATCCGGCATTTTGGATCGGACATCCCTGTTATGGGGGTATGCCTCGGGCACCAGTCCATTGCCGCGGCCTATGGCGGAAGGGTGAAGCGGGCCGACCGGATCATGCACGGCAAGACCTCCCTCATCTTTCACGACGGCCGGACCGTGTATCAGGGTCTCCCCAACCCGTTCGAGGCGGTCCGGTACCACTCCCTCATCGTTGAGCGGGATTCTCTCCCCGATTGTCTGGAGGTCAGTTCGTGGACCGGGGAGGGGGAGATTATGGGTCTGAGGCATCAGGAATACCGGGTGGAGGGCGTGCAGTTTCACCCGGAGTCTATTTTAAGCAGGCAGGGAGCTGACATCTTACAAACCTTATTCAAGGCATAA